In the genome of Halobacterium noricense, one region contains:
- a CDS encoding glutathione S-transferase family protein, with product MGRMVDGEWRTEEEMIEHGESGEFEREETTFRDWVGEDVPAESGRYHLYVSYACPWAHRTLLTRALKGLEDAVSVSVVDPVRYDQGWEFDPDKPGATPDHRFGSDYLREVYAQADPEYTGRVTVPVLYDTDADTIVNNESEEIMRMLDVAFDEVATRDVDLYPEGYQDEVDRLIEDIYDPINNGVYRAGFADSQRAYDNAADDLFEALAHYDDLLADQRYLAGDVLTEADVAMFTTLYRFDEVYHTHFKCNRNRIVDYDNLWPYLRDLCQTGVAERGEGTPNERTGSEATRESPGVADTLDMNHVKQHYYRSHGHLNPKRLVPTGPNPDFFAPHDRDDLPGGPPADLQQ from the coding sequence ATGGGACGCATGGTGGACGGCGAGTGGCGCACCGAGGAGGAGATGATAGAGCACGGCGAGAGCGGCGAGTTCGAGCGCGAGGAGACGACGTTCCGCGACTGGGTCGGCGAGGACGTCCCCGCCGAGTCCGGGCGCTACCACCTCTACGTCTCCTACGCCTGTCCGTGGGCGCACCGCACGCTGCTCACGCGCGCGCTCAAGGGCCTCGAAGACGCCGTCTCCGTCAGCGTCGTCGACCCCGTGCGCTACGACCAGGGCTGGGAGTTCGACCCCGACAAGCCCGGCGCGACCCCCGACCACCGCTTCGGCTCCGACTACCTCCGCGAGGTGTACGCGCAGGCCGACCCCGAGTACACCGGCCGCGTCACCGTGCCCGTGCTCTACGACACGGACGCGGACACCATCGTGAACAACGAGAGCGAGGAGATCATGCGGATGCTCGACGTCGCCTTCGACGAGGTCGCCACCCGCGACGTCGACCTCTACCCCGAGGGCTACCAGGACGAGGTCGACCGCCTCATCGAGGACATCTACGACCCCATCAACAACGGCGTCTACCGCGCGGGGTTCGCGGACAGCCAGCGCGCGTACGACAACGCCGCCGACGACCTCTTCGAGGCGCTCGCGCACTACGACGACCTCCTGGCCGACCAGCGCTATCTCGCAGGTGACGTGCTCACCGAAGCCGACGTCGCGATGTTCACCACCCTCTATCGCTTCGACGAGGTCTACCACACGCACTTCAAGTGCAACCGCAACCGCATCGTCGACTACGACAACCTCTGGCCGTACCTCCGCGACCTCTGCCAGACGGGCGTCGCCGAACGGGGTGAGGGGACGCCGAACGAACGAACGGGGAGCGAAGCGACCCGTGAGTCCCCCGGCGTCGCGGACACGCTCGACATGAACCACGTCAAGCAGCACTACTACCGCAGCCACGGCCACCTCAACCCCAAGCGCCTCGTCCCCACGGGCCCGAACCCGGACTTCTTCGCGCCCCACGACCGCGACGACCTGCCGGGCGGCCCGCCCGCGGACCTCCAGCAGTAG
- a CDS encoding outer membrane protein assembly factor BamB family protein: MPNRRFSRRALLGALGAAATATAGCTAPADAPESSQPDQSTTASEREISLASDASWTTYGYTPAHTGHNPNASGVAGDPTQVWEGFVDGIYTLREPAVADGRLFVGSGESMWAFDAATGESEWDTDLGALPHQYPPTHRDGSLFVAAKESGGVNTDLPGSVRALDPADGSQQWRTDLSVTSTVAHDGDRLYVAAKADDRGYVQALDPESGERGWRFDVPDAPRSYVLGTPASADDTLYVTATHLADDGTTSGALYALDPETGDPSWSLSTEAALPFAPIVADERIHVVARDGTVQTVSTDGKRGWSADAGTKVYTRPAHANGRLFVLTVDDIVAYDDAGDEDWRAASDRTQLTGMAVGGGTLYVGGEPLFALDSETGDIQFELTEDVFHLTYGAPIVVDDVLYAGICIKDEAGAMYDNSVRAFV, encoded by the coding sequence ATGCCCAACCGTCGGTTCTCGCGGCGCGCCCTGCTCGGCGCGCTCGGCGCGGCGGCGACCGCGACCGCCGGCTGCACCGCGCCCGCGGACGCCCCCGAGTCCTCCCAGCCCGACCAGTCCACCACCGCATCGGAGCGCGAAATCTCGCTGGCGAGCGACGCCAGTTGGACGACGTACGGCTACACGCCGGCCCACACCGGCCACAACCCGAACGCCAGCGGCGTCGCCGGCGACCCGACGCAGGTCTGGGAGGGGTTCGTCGACGGCATCTACACCCTCCGCGAGCCCGCGGTCGCGGACGGCCGGCTGTTCGTCGGGAGCGGCGAGTCCATGTGGGCGTTCGACGCCGCTACCGGCGAATCCGAGTGGGACACCGACCTCGGCGCGCTCCCCCACCAGTACCCGCCCACGCACCGCGACGGCTCCCTGTTCGTCGCCGCCAAGGAGTCTGGCGGGGTCAACACCGACCTCCCCGGTTCCGTGCGTGCGCTCGACCCCGCGGACGGCAGCCAGCAGTGGCGCACCGACCTCTCGGTGACGTCCACGGTCGCCCACGACGGCGACCGCCTCTACGTCGCCGCGAAGGCGGACGACCGCGGCTACGTGCAGGCGCTCGACCCGGAAAGTGGCGAGCGCGGCTGGCGCTTCGACGTGCCGGACGCCCCACGGAGCTACGTGCTCGGCACGCCCGCGTCCGCCGACGACACGCTCTACGTCACCGCCACGCACCTCGCCGACGACGGCACGACCTCGGGCGCGCTGTACGCGCTCGACCCGGAGACGGGCGACCCGTCGTGGTCGCTGTCCACCGAGGCCGCGCTCCCGTTCGCGCCCATCGTCGCGGACGAGCGCATCCACGTCGTCGCGCGCGACGGCACCGTACAAACTGTCTCCACGGACGGCAAGCGCGGCTGGTCGGCGGACGCCGGCACGAAAGTGTACACCCGCCCGGCGCACGCGAACGGCCGGCTGTTCGTCCTCACCGTCGACGACATCGTGGCCTACGACGACGCCGGCGACGAGGACTGGCGTGCGGCCAGCGACCGCACCCAGTTGACGGGGATGGCGGTCGGCGGCGGGACGCTGTACGTCGGCGGCGAACCGCTGTTCGCGCTCGACTCCGAAACGGGAGACATCCAGTTCGAACTCACGGAGGACGTCTTCCACCTCACGTACGGCGCGCCCATCGTCGTCGACGACGTGCTGTACGCCGGCATCTGCATCAAGGACGAGGCCGGCGCGATGTACGACAACTCCGTGCGCGCGTTCGTGTAG